In a single window of the Marinobacter sp. SS13-12 genome:
- the uvrA gene encoding excinuclease ABC subunit UvrA, producing the protein MDHIQIKGARTHNLKNIDLDMPRDKLIVITGLSGSGKSSLAFDTLYAEGQRRYVESLSTYARQFLSMMEKPDVDHIEGLSPAISIEQKSTSHNPRSTVGTITEIYDYLRLLFARAGEPRCPDHDLPLEAQTVSQMVDQVLAMPEDSKLMILAPVIRDRKGEHLNVFDTMRSQGFIRLRVDGRVYDIDDLPSLDKKRKHQIDVVVDRFKVKPGLEQRLAESFETALGLADGIALVAPMDNEGDEHTFSARYACNQCGYAISELEPRLFSFNNPAGACPTCDGLGVKQFFDAEKIVQHPEATLAEGAIKGWDRRAVYYFQMLTSVAEHYDVDMDTPWEDLPDDFRQALLYGSGSEDIPFRYVNSRGHIMEKAHPFEGILPNLERRYRETESQSMREELARNLSTQPCKECGGSRLRRSARHVFIEKNNISDVTHMPVGDAHDYFGKLALPGRKGEIAEKILKEVRQRLQFLVNVGLEYLTLERSADTLSGGEAQRIRLASQIGAGLVGVMYILDEPSIGLHQRDNDRLLATLFHLRDLGNTVIVVEHDEDAIRAADHVIDIGPGAGVHGGHIIAQGTPADIIAAEDSLTGQYLCGKKEIAIPEKRHTNNGKSLVLKGATGNNLRDVTLTLPLGVMTCVTGVSGSGKSTLINSTLYPVCAAKLNKATSLTHAPYDSLKGLDQLDKVIDIDQSPIGRTPRSNPATYTGLFTPIRELFAGTQEARSRGYKPGRFSFNVKGGRCEACQGDGVIKVEMHFLPDVYVPCDVCKGKRYNRETLEVRYKGKSIHEVLAMTVEEAREFFDPVPFLARKLQTLIDVGLSYIRLGQSAVTLSGGEAQRVKLAKELSKRDTGKTLYILDEPTTGLHFYDIQQLLTVLQRLRDHGNTIVVIEHNLDVIKTADWIIDLGPEGGSGGGQIVAEGTPEAVAGVAGSHTGRYLKGVLDRNVK; encoded by the coding sequence ATGGACCATATCCAGATCAAAGGGGCACGTACCCACAATCTGAAGAACATTGACCTGGATATGCCGAGGGACAAGCTGATCGTAATCACTGGTCTGTCTGGCTCCGGGAAGTCGTCCCTTGCGTTCGACACACTCTACGCGGAAGGTCAGCGGCGCTACGTGGAATCCCTGTCCACCTATGCGCGCCAGTTCCTGTCGATGATGGAAAAGCCGGACGTGGACCACATTGAGGGTCTGTCACCGGCCATTTCCATTGAACAGAAAAGCACCTCCCACAACCCTCGCTCTACCGTCGGCACCATTACCGAAATCTACGATTACCTGCGCCTGCTTTTTGCCCGCGCTGGTGAGCCGCGCTGCCCGGATCACGACCTGCCACTGGAAGCCCAGACCGTCAGCCAGATGGTAGACCAAGTGCTGGCCATGCCAGAGGACAGCAAGCTGATGATCCTTGCCCCGGTGATCCGGGACCGAAAGGGTGAGCACCTGAATGTCTTCGATACCATGCGCAGCCAGGGCTTCATCCGCTTGCGGGTGGATGGCCGGGTTTACGATATCGACGACCTGCCATCGCTGGACAAAAAGCGCAAACACCAGATTGACGTGGTCGTAGACCGCTTCAAGGTCAAGCCGGGCCTGGAACAGCGGCTTGCGGAAAGCTTTGAAACGGCACTGGGGCTGGCCGATGGCATCGCGCTGGTCGCCCCCATGGATAATGAAGGAGACGAACACACCTTTTCCGCCCGTTATGCGTGTAACCAGTGCGGCTACGCCATCAGCGAACTGGAACCACGGCTGTTCTCCTTCAACAATCCCGCCGGCGCCTGCCCCACCTGTGATGGCCTGGGCGTAAAGCAGTTCTTTGATGCCGAGAAAATCGTTCAGCATCCCGAAGCCACCCTGGCCGAGGGCGCGATCAAGGGCTGGGACCGTCGGGCGGTGTACTATTTCCAGATGCTGACCAGCGTGGCCGAGCACTACGATGTCGATATGGACACTCCATGGGAAGATCTGCCGGACGACTTCCGTCAGGCATTGCTCTACGGTTCCGGTTCCGAGGACATTCCGTTCCGCTACGTGAATTCCCGCGGCCACATCATGGAGAAGGCCCACCCGTTCGAAGGCATTCTGCCCAACCTGGAGCGCCGCTACCGGGAAACAGAATCACAGAGCATGAGGGAAGAACTGGCCCGCAACCTCAGCACCCAACCCTGCAAGGAATGTGGCGGATCGCGGCTGAGACGCAGTGCCCGGCATGTATTCATCGAGAAGAACAACATCTCCGATGTCACTCATATGCCGGTCGGTGACGCCCACGACTATTTTGGCAAGCTTGCCCTGCCCGGACGCAAAGGCGAGATTGCCGAGAAGATCCTCAAGGAGGTTCGCCAGCGGCTGCAGTTTCTGGTCAATGTAGGACTGGAATACCTGACTCTTGAGCGTAGCGCCGACACCCTCTCCGGCGGCGAAGCCCAGCGTATCCGGCTCGCCAGCCAGATTGGCGCCGGCCTTGTGGGGGTCATGTACATTCTCGACGAGCCTTCCATTGGCCTGCACCAGCGGGACAATGATCGCCTCCTGGCCACCCTGTTCCACCTCCGGGACCTGGGCAACACCGTGATCGTTGTGGAGCACGACGAGGACGCCATCCGTGCAGCCGATCACGTCATTGATATCGGGCCGGGTGCCGGCGTTCATGGCGGCCATATCATTGCCCAGGGCACCCCGGCCGACATTATCGCCGCCGAGGATTCGCTGACCGGGCAATACCTGTGCGGCAAGAAAGAAATTGCCATCCCGGAGAAGCGCCACACCAATAACGGCAAAAGCCTGGTGCTCAAAGGCGCCACCGGGAACAACTTGCGTGACGTAACGCTCACACTGCCGCTGGGTGTGATGACCTGCGTCACCGGCGTATCCGGCTCAGGCAAGTCCACACTGATCAACAGCACCCTGTATCCCGTTTGCGCAGCGAAGCTCAATAAGGCCACCAGCCTGACCCACGCGCCCTATGATTCCCTGAAAGGCCTGGACCAGCTCGACAAGGTTATCGACATTGACCAGAGCCCCATTGGCCGCACACCGCGCTCGAACCCCGCCACCTATACCGGCCTGTTCACGCCGATCCGCGAGCTCTTCGCCGGCACCCAGGAAGCCCGGTCCCGCGGCTACAAGCCAGGCCGTTTCAGCTTTAACGTCAAGGGTGGCCGTTGCGAGGCGTGCCAGGGTGACGGGGTTATCAAAGTTGAGATGCACTTCCTGCCGGACGTCTATGTGCCTTGTGATGTCTGCAAAGGCAAGCGCTACAACCGGGAAACCCTGGAAGTCCGCTACAAGGGCAAAAGTATCCATGAGGTGCTTGCGATGACGGTCGAGGAAGCGCGGGAGTTTTTTGACCCGGTCCCCTTCCTTGCCCGCAAGCTACAGACCCTGATCGATGTCGGGCTGTCTTATATTCGTCTGGGCCAGAGTGCCGTTACCCTTTCCGGCGGTGAGGCCCAGCGCGTGAAGCTGGCCAAGGAATTGTCCAAGCGGGACACCGGCAAAACACTTTATATTCTTGATGAGCCGACAACGGGCCTGCATTTCTACGATATCCAGCAATTACTGACGGTTTTGCAGAGGTTAAGGGACCATGGCAACACCATCGTGGTCATCGAACACAACCTGGACGTCATCAAGACTGCAGACTGGATAATTGATCTTGGGCCTGAAGGTGGGTCTGGTGGTGGCCAGATTGTGGCCGAAGGAACACCTGAGGCCGTGGCCGGGGTTGCGGGTTCGCATACCGGGCGGTATTTGAAAGGAGTACTGGATCGCAATGTGAAGTAA
- the rplQ gene encoding 50S ribosomal protein L17 has product MRHRKSGRKFSRTSAHRKAMFRNMTASLVGHELIKTTLPKAKELRRVAEPLITLAKNDSVANRRLAFSRLRDDAAVAKLFNELGPRYNERPGGYLRILKCGFRAGDNAPMAFVELVGRPLDIEAEEVDESEE; this is encoded by the coding sequence ATGCGTCATCGTAAGAGTGGTCGTAAGTTCAGCAGGACCAGTGCGCATCGCAAGGCCATGTTTCGTAACATGACTGCGTCACTGGTTGGTCACGAGCTGATCAAGACAACGCTCCCCAAGGCGAAAGAGCTTCGCCGGGTAGCCGAGCCTTTGATCACGCTCGCAAAAAATGATTCGGTTGCGAATCGTCGCCTGGCGTTCTCACGCCTGCGTGACGACGCAGCGGTTGCCAAGCTGTTCAATGAGCTTGGCCCCCGTTACAACGAGCGTCCGGGTGGTTACCTTCGTATCCTGAAGTGTGGCTTCCGTGCTGGCGACAATGCCCCCATGGCATTCGTTGAGCTGGTCGGCCGTCCGTTGGACATCGAAGCAGAAGAAGTGGACGAAAGCGAAGAGTAA
- the rpoA gene encoding DNA-directed RNA polymerase subunit alpha has translation MQRSVHELLTPRTIDVKESSAMRAKVTLEPLERGFGHTLGSALRRILLSSMPGCAITEAQIDGVLHEYSAIEGVQEDVIEILLNLKGVAVKMGTRDEVEVTLSKKGPGVVTAGDIKLDHDVEITNPDHVICHLSDKGEVNMRLKVARGRGYEPADQRGLDEDETRAIGRLQLDATFSPVRRVAYAVESARVEQRTDLDKLVIDLETNGTIDPEEAIRRAATILQQQLAVFVDFDHEKEPERVEEEEEIDPILLRPVDDLELTVRSANCLKAENIYYIGDLIQRTEVELLKTPNLGKKSLTEIKDVLASRGLSLGMRLDNWPPASLRGDDRVLGG, from the coding sequence ATGCAGCGTTCAGTACATGAGTTATTGACACCTCGTACCATTGACGTGAAAGAATCAAGCGCCATGCGCGCCAAGGTGACACTGGAGCCTCTGGAAAGAGGTTTCGGCCACACCCTGGGCAGCGCACTGCGTCGTATACTCTTGTCCTCAATGCCGGGCTGTGCCATTACCGAGGCACAGATCGACGGCGTTCTGCATGAGTACAGCGCGATCGAAGGTGTTCAGGAAGACGTCATTGAGATTCTGCTGAATCTCAAGGGTGTCGCCGTGAAAATGGGCACCCGGGACGAGGTTGAGGTAACACTCAGCAAGAAAGGCCCGGGTGTTGTCACTGCCGGTGATATCAAGCTGGATCACGATGTCGAGATCACCAACCCGGATCATGTGATCTGTCACCTGAGTGATAAAGGTGAAGTCAACATGCGCCTGAAGGTTGCCCGTGGTCGCGGCTATGAGCCGGCTGATCAGCGGGGTCTGGACGAGGACGAGACTCGCGCGATTGGACGTCTGCAACTGGACGCAACCTTCAGCCCGGTCCGTCGTGTTGCCTATGCCGTGGAAAGTGCACGGGTAGAGCAGCGTACTGACCTGGACAAGCTGGTTATTGATCTGGAAACCAATGGTACCATCGACCCGGAAGAAGCGATTCGCCGGGCGGCAACCATTCTCCAGCAGCAACTGGCTGTGTTTGTTGATTTCGATCACGAGAAAGAGCCTGAGCGTGTTGAGGAAGAGGAAGAAATCGATCCGATCCTCCTGCGTCCGGTTGATGATCTGGAATTGACAGTGCGTTCAGCTAATTGCTTGAAGGCTGAGAATATTTACTACATCGGCGATCTGATTCAGCGCACAGAAGTTGAGCTGCTGAAGACGCCTAACCTTGGTAAAAAGTCGCTTACTGAGATCAAGGACGTGCTCGCGTCCCGCGGTCTGTCACTGGGTATGCGTCTTGATAACTGGCCGCCGGCTAGCCTTCGTGGCGACGACCGGGTACTGGGCGGTTAA
- the rpsD gene encoding 30S ribosomal protein S4: MARYIGPKCKLSRREGTDLFLKSGVRALDSKCNIETPPGMHGARRGRLSEYGVQLREKQKVRRIYGVLEKQFRNYYKEAARIKGATGENLLQLLEGRLDNVVYRMGFGSTRAESRQLVSHKAILVNDKLVNIPSYQVKAGDVVSVREKAKNQLRVKGALDLSSSRAPVSWVEVDASKMSGVYRSVPERTELPADINENLIVELYSK, encoded by the coding sequence ATGGCTCGTTACATAGGCCCGAAGTGCAAGCTGTCTCGTCGTGAAGGGACAGATCTTTTTCTGAAGAGCGGTGTTCGCGCGCTTGATTCAAAGTGCAACATCGAGACTCCGCCGGGTATGCACGGCGCGCGTCGCGGTCGTCTGTCCGAATATGGCGTACAGCTTCGTGAAAAGCAGAAGGTCCGTCGTATCTACGGCGTACTGGAAAAGCAATTCCGCAACTATTACAAAGAGGCCGCCCGCATCAAGGGTGCAACCGGTGAGAACCTGTTGCAACTGCTGGAAGGCCGTCTTGATAACGTTGTATATCGCATGGGTTTTGGTTCTACCCGTGCTGAGTCCCGTCAGCTCGTTTCTCACAAAGCGATCCTGGTCAACGATAAGCTGGTGAACATTCCGTCTTATCAGGTCAAGGCCGGTGATGTTGTGAGTGTGCGTGAGAAGGCAAAAAACCAGCTTCGCGTTAAAGGCGCACTGGATCTGTCTTCCAGCCGCGCACCGGTGAGCTGGGTAGAGGTCGACGCCAGCAAGATGTCCGGCGTTTACAGGTCAGTGCCTGAGCGCACTGAATTGCCGGCCGACATCAACGAGAACCTCATCGTCGAGCTTTACTCCAAGTAA
- the rpsK gene encoding 30S ribosomal protein S11, producing the protein MAKPGTRTRKKVKKTVVDGVAHIHASFNNTIVTISDRQGNVLSWATSGGSGFRGSRKSTPFAAQVAAERAGNAAAEYGLKNLDVEVKGPGPGRESAVRALNGCGYKITNITDVTPIPHNGCRPPKKRRV; encoded by the coding sequence ATGGCAAAGCCAGGTACACGTACCCGTAAAAAGGTGAAAAAGACGGTTGTTGATGGCGTCGCGCACATTCACGCGTCCTTCAACAACACTATCGTGACCATTTCTGACCGTCAGGGCAACGTATTGTCCTGGGCCACCTCTGGTGGGTCCGGTTTCCGTGGGTCACGCAAGAGTACACCTTTTGCTGCGCAGGTAGCAGCTGAAAGAGCCGGTAATGCGGCTGCTGAATACGGCCTTAAAAACCTGGACGTAGAGGTTAAAGGTCCGGGGCCCGGACGTGAATCCGCTGTACGCGCGCTGAATGGCTGCGGGTACAAGATCACCAACATCACTGATGTGACGCCGATTCCCCATAACGGTTGTCGTCCGCCCAAAAAGCGCCGCGTCTAA
- the rpsM gene encoding 30S ribosomal protein S13 — protein sequence MARIAGVNIPDHKHAVISLTYIFGVGRTAAQKLCDATGVKPDVKVKDLSDEQLESLRTEVGKLAVEGDLRREVQMNIKRLKDLGCHRGLRHRHGLPVRGQRTKTNARTRKGPRKPIRK from the coding sequence ATGGCACGTATAGCCGGTGTCAATATACCCGATCACAAACATGCTGTTATCTCGCTGACTTACATTTTTGGAGTCGGCCGGACAGCAGCCCAGAAGCTTTGCGATGCAACCGGTGTAAAGCCGGACGTCAAGGTCAAAGACCTGTCCGACGAGCAGCTTGAATCACTTCGTACCGAAGTAGGCAAGCTGGCCGTTGAAGGCGATCTGCGTCGTGAAGTTCAGATGAACATTAAGCGTTTGAAGGATCTCGGTTGCCACCGTGGTCTGCGTCATCGTCATGGCCTTCCGGTCCGTGGCCAGCGCACAAAGACCAACGCACGCACCCGTAAAGGTCCTCGCAAACCTATTCGTAAGTAA
- the rpmJ gene encoding 50S ribosomal protein L36 yields the protein MKVRASVKKICRNCKVIRRNGSVRVICSEPRHKQRQG from the coding sequence ATGAAAGTACGCGCTTCGGTAAAGAAAATTTGCCGTAACTGCAAAGTAATTCGTCGCAATGGCTCGGTAAGAGTCATTTGCTCGGAGCCTCGTCACAAGCAGCGCCAGGGTTAA